A stretch of the Candidatus Zixiibacteriota bacterium genome encodes the following:
- the nadE gene encoding NAD(+) synthase has protein sequence MKPIRDLLKIDPRLESATVVDFMAAQLKGTPKRDGIIVGVSGGIDSAVVASLAVEAIGRDKVYGLILPEKESNPISAQYARKIIDKLGIKHHTVDLTEAVGSFAAYKTRDDVIKSIFPEYNESYKFNIYLPQNLLNVDRYNFYTLRIDDGKGNHKEKRLTKQQFLAITSAANVKIRSRMIALYFWGEQMNYLVAGTTNKTEFLLGDFCKFGDGGTDVEAISHLYKLQVYQLGEYFGVPKEIIDRTPSPDTFSLPVSDQDFYFCLPFDVLDPLLYAWEYKVDINQVSKELGLTPDQIKRAYRDFESKHTSTEHIRQLPYAIERDWPAYLSK, from the coding sequence ATGAAGCCGATACGCGACCTTCTCAAAATAGACCCCAGGCTCGAAAGCGCCACCGTCGTGGATTTCATGGCAGCACAATTAAAGGGAACACCCAAGAGAGATGGAATTATTGTGGGCGTCAGCGGGGGTATCGATTCGGCCGTGGTTGCCTCGCTGGCTGTTGAGGCCATCGGCAGGGACAAAGTATATGGCCTGATACTGCCCGAAAAAGAGTCCAACCCGATTTCGGCCCAATACGCCCGCAAGATCATCGACAAACTTGGCATAAAGCACCACACGGTTGATCTGACCGAGGCAGTGGGCAGTTTCGCCGCTTACAAAACGCGCGATGATGTTATCAAGAGCATTTTCCCCGAATACAATGAAAGCTACAAATTCAACATCTATCTGCCGCAAAATCTTCTAAATGTCGACCGTTACAATTTCTACACCCTGCGCATCGATGACGGCAAGGGCAATCACAAGGAGAAAAGGCTGACCAAACAGCAGTTTCTGGCCATCACCTCGGCGGCCAACGTCAAAATCCGCTCGCGCATGATAGCGCTTTATTTCTGGGGCGAGCAAATGAACTATCTGGTCGCGGGCACAACCAACAAGACCGAGTTCCTGTTGGGTGATTTCTGCAAGTTCGGCGATGGCGGCACGGACGTGGAAGCTATATCGCATCTGTACAAGTTGCAGGTGTATCAGCTCGGCGAGTATTTCGGCGTCCCCAAAGAGATAATCGACAGAACGCCAAGCCCGGATACATTCAGCCTGCCGGTTTCCGATCAGGATTTCTATTTCTGTTTGCCTTTTGACGTTCTCGACCCGCTTCTGTACGCGTGGGAGTATAAGGTCGACATCAACCAAGTATCGAAAGAACTGGGCCTTACTCCCGATCAGATTAAGCGTGCTTATCGTGATTTCGAGTCCAAGCACACTTCCACCGAGCACATTCGCCAGTTGCCTTACGCCATCGAACGCGATTGGCCGGCCTACCTATCGAAATAA
- a CDS encoding GDP-mannose 4,6-dehydratase, whose product MPESILVTGGCGFIGSHLVDALLAQGKRVTVIDNFNDFYEPSIKRRNCRPHLEFDTYRLVEADIRDSEAVSRCFADGQFSEVIHLAAMAGVRPSIKNPVLYQQVNLIGTMNLLEACRHHSVKKFIFASSSSVYGNNKKVPFSESDPVDNPISPYASTKKAGELMAYTYHHLYGIRTACLRFFTVYGPRQRPEMAIHLFTRKIHNGEEIEQFGDGVSQRDYTFVEDIVGGILSCRQADFGYEIINLGRSDTIELRELISKIEKLLKKTAKIRKMPHQPGDVQRTFADISKAQRLLAYQPEVSIDEGLERFINWYLRQQGNKT is encoded by the coding sequence ATGCCGGAGTCGATTTTAGTTACGGGGGGATGCGGCTTTATCGGGTCGCACCTTGTCGATGCCCTGCTGGCCCAGGGGAAACGTGTCACCGTCATCGATAATTTCAACGACTTTTATGAACCATCTATCAAGCGCCGCAACTGCCGGCCGCACCTGGAATTTGACACATACCGGTTGGTAGAGGCCGACATCAGGGATTCTGAGGCAGTTTCCCGATGCTTTGCCGACGGGCAGTTCAGCGAGGTGATCCACCTCGCGGCCATGGCCGGGGTGAGACCATCGATCAAAAATCCGGTGCTCTACCAGCAGGTCAACCTGATAGGCACGATGAATCTGCTCGAGGCGTGCCGGCATCATTCGGTAAAAAAGTTCATATTTGCTTCGTCATCGTCGGTCTACGGCAACAACAAGAAGGTCCCGTTCTCGGAGAGCGATCCGGTCGATAACCCCATCTCGCCTTATGCGTCAACCAAAAAGGCCGGTGAGCTGATGGCGTACACTTATCATCACCTCTACGGCATCAGGACCGCCTGTCTTAGGTTTTTCACGGTTTATGGCCCGCGGCAGCGCCCGGAAATGGCCATCCACCTTTTCACTCGGAAAATACACAACGGCGAGGAAATCGAGCAGTTTGGCGACGGCGTCTCGCAGCGGGACTACACCTTTGTGGAAGACATCGTCGGCGGCATCCTCAGCTGCCGACAGGCGGACTTCGGCTATGAGATAATAAATCTGGGACGTTCCGATACGATTGAGCTTCGAGAACTGATTTCGAAAATAGAAAAACTACTGAAAAAGACAGCAAAAATAAGAAAAATGCCTCATCAGCCGGGTGATGTTCAGCGCACATTCGCGGATATCTCCAAGGCTCAGCGCCTTTTGGCATACCAGCCAGAGGTGTCGATAGATGAAGGTCTGGAGAGATTCATAAACTGGTATCTGCGGCAGCAAGGGAATAAAACATGA